In Ruania zhangjianzhongii, the following proteins share a genomic window:
- a CDS encoding MTH1187 family thiamine-binding protein, translating to MLLAFSIAPLGAGESVTDAVADAVAIVRESGLPYRLDAMFTTVEGDWDEVFDLVRRASDTLTARGHRVSLVMKADIRPGRTGELTGKVSRVETELDRRGGEH from the coding sequence GGTGCCGGGGAGTCCGTGACCGACGCTGTGGCGGACGCTGTCGCCATCGTGCGCGAGTCCGGTCTGCCCTACCGGCTCGACGCGATGTTCACCACGGTGGAAGGCGACTGGGACGAGGTCTTCGACCTCGTCCGCCGCGCCAGCGACACCCTCACCGCGCGCGGGCACCGGGTCTCGCTGGTGATGAAGGCCGACATTCGCCCGGGCCGCACCGGTGAGCTGACCGGCAAGGTCTCCCGCGTCGAGACCGAGCTGGACCGGCGCGGGGGCGAGCACTAA
- a CDS encoding DUF4126 domain-containing protein, giving the protein MELLTGSGLAISAGLNAYVPLLLVGLLGRFTDLVALPSQWAWLGTDVALIVLGVLLLVEVVADKVPSIDHVNDLLQTVVRPTAGGIVFAAGSSAGEAAITATDQIVNADTVLPVVAGVLLSLVTHLAKAGLRAGVNLSTAGVGAPVASTVEDVFSVSLSLVALLLPLLVLVAVVGAVAMLVGVRKRRRRRDRLRT; this is encoded by the coding sequence GTGGAGCTGCTCACCGGAAGCGGGCTCGCGATCTCGGCTGGGCTGAACGCCTACGTCCCGCTGCTGCTGGTCGGGCTGCTCGGCCGGTTCACCGACCTGGTCGCCCTGCCGTCCCAGTGGGCCTGGCTCGGCACTGATGTGGCGCTGATCGTGCTCGGGGTCCTGCTGCTGGTGGAGGTCGTGGCGGACAAGGTCCCCTCGATCGACCATGTCAACGACCTGTTGCAGACCGTGGTGCGACCGACCGCGGGTGGCATCGTGTTCGCTGCGGGGAGCTCAGCGGGTGAGGCGGCGATCACCGCGACCGACCAGATCGTCAATGCCGACACGGTCCTGCCGGTGGTAGCCGGGGTGCTGCTGTCCCTGGTCACCCACCTGGCCAAGGCCGGCCTGCGGGCAGGGGTGAACCTCTCCACCGCCGGGGTGGGGGCTCCGGTGGCCTCCACAGTGGAGGACGTGTTCTCGGTCTCGCTCTCCCTCGTGGCCCTGCTGCTGCCGCTGCTCGTCCTGGTCGCGGTGGTGGGCGCCGTCGCGATGCTGGTCGGTGTGCGCAAGCGACGACGCCGACGAGATAGGTTGAGGACGTGA
- a CDS encoding ABC transporter substrate-binding protein, with protein sequence MNRRTFAAGTALVASAGLLVGCAGAEDGSDEEPTGGQGDWTPVEIEHAFGSTTIDAEPTQVVTLGWGATEAALALGVAPVGIEAQTYAVDEEGLLPWVAEELDAQGVAPTMIPATVEEPAYEDIDALEPDLILAPYSGITEDQYELLSEIAPTVAYPDQAWTTPWRDVIDIVGQSLGLAEEAEALVSDLDGQLAEAAEAHPELDGLTVAAVWDVGGTFYVYKPADARVGFLLDLGLVSAPAVEELDTGGDTFLYGLSYEQTDRLEADLVVNYASTDEEVEAFLDQSYAQAIPAVATGAVANVTGDPLIAAMSPPTALSLTWGLQDYVELLSAAAANVP encoded by the coding sequence GTGAACCGACGCACCTTCGCCGCAGGCACCGCACTGGTGGCCTCCGCCGGCCTCCTGGTCGGTTGCGCCGGCGCCGAGGACGGCTCGGACGAGGAGCCCACCGGCGGCCAGGGCGACTGGACACCGGTGGAGATCGAGCACGCGTTCGGGAGCACGACGATCGACGCCGAACCCACCCAGGTGGTCACCCTCGGCTGGGGGGCGACGGAGGCGGCGCTGGCCCTCGGCGTCGCGCCGGTGGGTATCGAGGCGCAGACCTACGCCGTGGACGAGGAGGGTCTGCTGCCGTGGGTGGCCGAGGAGCTGGACGCCCAGGGCGTGGCCCCGACGATGATCCCGGCCACGGTGGAGGAGCCTGCCTATGAGGACATCGACGCCCTGGAGCCGGACCTGATCCTCGCCCCGTACTCGGGGATCACCGAGGACCAGTACGAGCTGCTCTCCGAGATCGCACCGACAGTGGCCTACCCGGACCAGGCGTGGACCACACCGTGGCGGGACGTGATCGACATCGTCGGACAGTCGCTCGGGCTGGCCGAGGAGGCCGAGGCACTGGTCTCAGACCTGGACGGCCAGCTCGCTGAGGCCGCCGAAGCCCACCCGGAGCTGGACGGGCTCACTGTGGCCGCAGTCTGGGACGTGGGCGGGACGTTCTACGTCTACAAGCCGGCCGATGCGCGGGTGGGATTCCTGCTGGACCTCGGCCTGGTCTCCGCACCGGCGGTGGAAGAGCTGGACACCGGCGGGGACACGTTCCTCTACGGGCTCTCCTACGAACAGACCGACCGCCTGGAGGCGGACCTCGTGGTGAACTACGCCTCCACGGACGAAGAAGTCGAAGCCTTCCTGGACCAGTCCTACGCACAGGCGATCCCCGCCGTCGCGACCGGAGCGGTGGCGAACGTGACCGGAGACCCGTTGATCGCGGCGATGTCCCCGCCGACGGCGCTATCGCTCACCTGGGGACTGCAGGACTACGTCGAGCTGCTCAGCGCGGCTGCGGCGAACGTGCCCTGA
- a CDS encoding FecCD family ABC transporter permease, whose product MTAVDTGASPVQQLRAGARSRYRLVTGALVAILFAVAALTLLWGVGLGEVTEHVAYLLGADADRSFAVRLRLPRLVMGVGVGVAFGLSGALFQTVLRNPLASPDIIGVTGGASLAGAWAILFAGLTGAWVSVAAFAGAAVVAAAILLLSWRGELSGYRFVLVGVGLAFVCQSGIGYLVTRSQVEDVRSALVWMVGSIGTPGWGSVAVLALGLLGLLPLTGYAGWRLRAMQLGDETAAGLGLRVGPTRVLILTLGVALAALATAFVGPIAFVAFMSAPIARRLLPAAGPTLLPSALVGAVVVLGAELVCEHLLTGLEVPVGIVTGVIGAPYLLWLLATGTMRRSPR is encoded by the coding sequence ATGACTGCCGTGGACACTGGCGCGTCGCCGGTGCAGCAGCTCCGGGCCGGGGCGAGGTCCCGCTACCGGCTGGTGACCGGCGCCCTGGTGGCGATCCTGTTCGCCGTGGCGGCCCTCACCCTGCTCTGGGGAGTCGGCCTGGGCGAGGTCACCGAGCACGTGGCGTACCTGCTCGGCGCGGATGCTGATCGGTCCTTCGCCGTTCGGCTCCGGCTGCCCCGGTTGGTGATGGGAGTCGGCGTGGGGGTGGCGTTCGGGCTGTCCGGCGCCCTGTTCCAGACAGTGCTGCGGAACCCGTTGGCCAGCCCGGACATCATCGGCGTGACCGGCGGAGCCTCGCTCGCCGGCGCATGGGCAATCCTGTTCGCCGGTCTGACCGGCGCCTGGGTCTCGGTCGCAGCGTTCGCCGGAGCCGCCGTGGTGGCGGCCGCGATCCTGCTGCTCTCCTGGCGCGGGGAGCTGAGCGGCTACCGGTTCGTGCTGGTCGGCGTCGGGCTGGCATTCGTCTGCCAGTCCGGTATCGGCTACCTGGTGACCCGCAGCCAGGTGGAGGATGTGCGTTCCGCGCTGGTCTGGATGGTCGGCTCGATCGGCACCCCCGGATGGGGCTCGGTCGCGGTGCTCGCGCTCGGGCTGCTCGGGCTGCTCCCGCTGACCGGTTACGCGGGCTGGCGGCTGCGCGCGATGCAGCTCGGTGACGAGACCGCCGCAGGTCTCGGCCTGCGAGTGGGGCCCACGCGCGTGCTGATACTCACCCTCGGAGTGGCGCTGGCTGCTCTGGCTACCGCATTCGTGGGCCCGATCGCCTTTGTCGCGTTCATGTCCGCACCGATCGCCCGCCGTCTCCTGCCGGCCGCCGGCCCCACGCTGCTGCCGTCCGCGCTGGTCGGCGCCGTGGTGGTTCTCGGTGCCGAACTGGTCTGCGAACACCTGCTCACCGGGCTCGAGGTCCCGGTGGGGATCGTCACCGGCGTGATCGGTGCCCCCTACCTGCTCTGGCTGCTGGCCACCGGAACGATGCGAAGGAGCCCTCGATGA
- a CDS encoding FecCD family ABC transporter permease: MTLAPAERSAPDLTGALLRPVRASRYARRRRVAVLLGVTVLVLAVVASLAIGSREIDLGTLWQALVNHQVGDHGQDVVIDQRLPRTLLGLLVGGCLAAAGAVMQGITRNPLADPGLLGVNAGASLAVVLAITFFGITRPSGFIWFALGGAAIATVVVYLVGSFARDGATPVTLALAGTAVTAGVTSVITLILLSSTSAVNTYRFWSVGSLAGRDGPGHLATTWALAPFLLIGLVLAVVATRQLNLVAMGTELARGLGVRLGLTRVICAAAVVLLAGTATALAGPIVFVGLVVPHLARMLVGPDYRWILGTSLLFGPTLLLTADVIGRVVIPRDELEAGLVVAAVGAPVMIAIIRRVRLVQV; this comes from the coding sequence GTGACGCTCGCACCGGCCGAGCGGTCCGCCCCGGATCTGACCGGGGCGTTGCTGCGTCCGGTGCGAGCCTCCCGATACGCCCGACGGCGCAGGGTCGCCGTGCTGCTCGGGGTCACCGTTCTCGTGCTCGCCGTAGTGGCGAGCCTCGCGATCGGTTCGCGGGAGATCGACCTCGGCACGCTCTGGCAGGCGCTGGTCAACCACCAGGTGGGTGACCACGGCCAGGACGTCGTGATCGACCAGCGGCTGCCCCGCACGCTGCTCGGCCTGCTCGTCGGGGGCTGCCTGGCCGCAGCCGGCGCCGTGATGCAGGGGATCACCCGGAACCCGCTCGCCGATCCCGGCCTGCTCGGTGTGAACGCCGGTGCCTCGCTGGCGGTGGTGCTGGCGATCACCTTCTTCGGCATCACCCGGCCGAGCGGCTTCATCTGGTTCGCTCTCGGCGGCGCCGCTATCGCCACTGTGGTGGTCTACCTGGTCGGCTCGTTTGCCCGGGACGGGGCCACCCCAGTCACGCTCGCCCTCGCCGGAACCGCAGTCACCGCCGGGGTCACCTCGGTGATCACGCTGATCCTGCTGTCCAGCACGTCCGCGGTGAACACCTATCGGTTCTGGTCGGTCGGGTCTCTCGCGGGCCGCGACGGCCCCGGCCACCTGGCCACCACCTGGGCGCTGGCTCCGTTCCTGCTGATCGGACTGGTGCTGGCCGTGGTGGCCACTCGCCAGCTCAATCTGGTCGCGATGGGCACGGAGCTGGCCCGCGGACTGGGCGTGCGGCTCGGCCTGACCCGGGTGATCTGTGCCGCTGCGGTCGTGCTGTTGGCCGGCACGGCGACGGCGCTCGCCGGCCCGATCGTCTTCGTCGGCCTGGTCGTGCCGCACCTGGCTCGGATGCTGGTCGGTCCGGACTACCGGTGGATCCTGGGCACCTCGCTGCTCTTCGGTCCGACGCTGCTGCTGACCGCCGATGTGATCGGCCGGGTGGTGATCCCACGGGATGAGCTGGAGGCCGGGCTGGTGGTGGCCGCCGTCGGAGCACCGGTGATGATCGCGATCATCCGCCGGGTTCGGCTGGTGCAGGTATGA
- a CDS encoding siderophore-interacting protein — MAISTPQSVAGPSADAQPGTPAKDDRPAYRPFGATVRSVQQLSPHFTRITLTGPQLQFFGTDGDDQRIKLLFPSAQGRLTDVGADDEDAIRRGTWYEDWRALPEQERSPMRTYTVRAVRPWLAELDVDMVAHGDAGPASRWVQRATAGEPLVVVGPDARSIHSAGGRDWAPGAAEEMLLAGDETAAPAICAILEDLEPGRRAHAFIEVPTPADFLDVDLPEGVDLTWLAREDHRHGHALVPAVRKWAARHLTSIAPAKAVVPQSLEDVDVDAQLLWDSPVLQVQPTDACGRGERCGGEFYAWFAGEAAMIKTLRRFLVAEVGVCRRRVAFMGYWRQGRAEGQ; from the coding sequence ATGGCCATCTCCACCCCTCAGTCCGTGGCCGGGCCGTCCGCAGACGCGCAGCCCGGTACCCCGGCCAAGGACGATCGCCCCGCCTACCGCCCGTTCGGGGCGACGGTGCGGTCGGTGCAGCAGCTCAGTCCGCACTTCACCCGGATCACCCTCACCGGCCCGCAGCTGCAGTTCTTCGGCACCGATGGCGACGACCAGCGGATCAAGCTGTTGTTCCCCAGTGCGCAGGGTCGGCTCACCGACGTCGGCGCCGATGACGAGGACGCGATCCGCCGCGGCACCTGGTACGAGGACTGGCGAGCACTGCCCGAGCAGGAGCGCAGCCCGATGCGGACCTACACCGTGCGCGCCGTGCGCCCGTGGCTGGCGGAGCTGGATGTGGACATGGTCGCCCACGGAGACGCCGGTCCGGCCTCCCGGTGGGTGCAGCGCGCCACAGCGGGCGAGCCACTGGTGGTCGTCGGCCCGGACGCTCGGTCCATCCACTCTGCCGGGGGACGGGACTGGGCGCCCGGTGCGGCCGAGGAGATGCTCCTCGCCGGCGACGAGACCGCCGCTCCGGCGATCTGCGCGATCCTGGAGGACCTCGAGCCCGGCCGCCGCGCGCACGCCTTCATCGAAGTGCCCACCCCCGCCGATTTCCTCGACGTCGATCTGCCCGAGGGCGTCGACCTCACCTGGCTCGCTCGGGAAGACCACCGGCACGGGCACGCCCTGGTGCCGGCGGTGCGGAAGTGGGCCGCCCGCCACCTGACCTCGATCGCTCCGGCGAAGGCGGTGGTGCCACAGTCCCTGGAGGACGTGGACGTCGATGCCCAGCTGCTCTGGGACTCCCCGGTGCTGCAGGTGCAGCCGACCGATGCCTGCGGTCGCGGGGAGCGCTGCGGTGGCGAGTTCTACGCCTGGTTCGCCGGTGAGGCCGCGATGATCAAGACGCTGCGCCGGTTCCTGGTCGCCGAGGTGGGCGTGTGCCGCCGCCGGGTGGCGTTCATGGGCTACTGGCGCCAGGGGCGCGCCGAAGGGCAGTGA
- a CDS encoding ABC transporter substrate-binding protein, which translates to MKRTPLTLLGATALAVTLGLSACSGDGTTDDAGGAQSYDIGITQIVEHPSLDAAREGFKQALADAGLEVSYDEQNAQGDQSTATSIATTFAGDDLDLVLAIATPTAQASVQTITDVPILITAVTDPVEAGLVDSWEAPGGNVTGTSDINPVDEQLGLLGDIAPDAQSVGIVYSAGEVNSQIQVDLAREAADELGLEVQEATVTNSSEVQQAAESLDVDAYYVPTDNTVVSALEALLQVAESRSLPVIASEGDSVERGALATYGLDYEQLGYQTGEMAVQVLTEGADPAEMPVETLSELSLILNSSAAERIGMELPTELVDSADTVFE; encoded by the coding sequence ATGAAGCGCACTCCCCTGACCCTGCTCGGCGCCACCGCGCTGGCCGTGACCCTCGGCCTGAGCGCCTGCAGTGGCGATGGCACCACCGATGACGCCGGCGGCGCTCAGAGTTACGACATCGGGATCACCCAGATCGTCGAGCACCCGTCCTTGGACGCCGCGCGCGAAGGTTTCAAGCAGGCACTGGCCGATGCCGGGCTCGAGGTCAGCTACGACGAGCAGAACGCCCAGGGCGATCAGTCCACTGCCACCTCGATCGCGACCACCTTCGCCGGCGATGACCTGGACCTGGTCCTGGCCATCGCAACACCGACCGCGCAGGCGAGTGTGCAGACCATCACCGACGTTCCGATCCTGATCACCGCGGTCACCGATCCGGTCGAGGCGGGACTGGTGGACAGCTGGGAGGCTCCCGGCGGCAACGTCACCGGCACCTCGGATATCAACCCGGTGGACGAGCAGCTCGGCCTGCTCGGCGACATCGCCCCGGACGCGCAGTCCGTGGGCATCGTCTACAGCGCCGGTGAGGTGAACTCCCAGATCCAGGTGGACCTGGCCCGCGAAGCCGCCGACGAGCTCGGTCTGGAGGTCCAGGAGGCCACGGTCACCAACTCCTCGGAGGTGCAGCAGGCGGCCGAGTCCCTGGATGTGGACGCGTACTACGTCCCGACGGACAATACGGTGGTCTCCGCTCTCGAGGCACTGCTGCAGGTGGCCGAGTCCCGGTCGCTGCCGGTGATCGCCTCCGAAGGGGACAGCGTCGAACGCGGTGCGCTGGCCACCTACGGACTGGACTACGAACAGCTGGGCTACCAGACCGGTGAGATGGCGGTGCAGGTGCTCACCGAGGGCGCCGACCCGGCCGAGATGCCGGTGGAGACGCTCAGCGAGCTCTCGCTGATCTTGAACTCCTCGGCCGCCGAACGGATCGGGATGGAGCTGCCCACCGAGCTGGTCGACTCCGCCGACACCGTCTTCGAGTGA
- a CDS encoding ABC transporter permease, translated as MIGALELGLLYALMALGVYLTFRILDFPDLTVDGSFTTGGGTAAMLILGGTSPWLATLAGALAGLAAGTITGLLHTKGRINPLLAGILTQIGLYSINLRIMGAPNLPLLREDTLLTPLRDAGLLGSMVAVAIFGAIALVVKLVLDWFLHTDQGLALQATGDNERMIRSFGVNTDRTKIIGLALSNALVGLCGALVAQYQGFADISMGIGLIIAGLASVIVGQALIPSRLIFWATTAVLAGSVLYRVAIQAALELGLDPNDMKLISAVLVIIALLLPRWSPLRRIPTLRSLGRSAAVEHSGGGR; from the coding sequence ATGATCGGTGCGCTGGAGCTGGGCCTCCTCTATGCCCTGATGGCACTGGGGGTCTACCTGACCTTCCGGATCCTGGATTTCCCCGACCTGACGGTGGACGGCTCCTTCACCACCGGGGGTGGCACGGCCGCGATGCTGATCCTCGGCGGGACCTCTCCGTGGCTGGCCACGCTGGCCGGTGCGCTCGCCGGGCTGGCGGCCGGCACGATCACCGGGCTGCTGCACACCAAGGGTCGGATCAATCCGCTGCTGGCTGGGATCCTCACCCAGATCGGCCTGTACTCGATCAACTTGCGGATCATGGGTGCACCGAACCTTCCGCTGCTGCGGGAGGACACCCTGCTCACCCCGTTGCGGGACGCCGGACTGCTCGGCAGCATGGTCGCCGTCGCGATCTTCGGAGCGATCGCGCTGGTGGTCAAGCTGGTGCTGGACTGGTTCTTGCACACCGACCAGGGCCTCGCGCTGCAGGCCACCGGGGACAACGAGCGGATGATCCGCAGCTTCGGAGTGAACACCGACCGGACCAAGATCATCGGGCTGGCACTCTCCAACGCCCTGGTCGGTCTGTGTGGGGCACTGGTGGCCCAGTACCAGGGCTTCGCCGATATCTCGATGGGGATCGGGCTGATCATCGCCGGCCTTGCCTCGGTGATCGTCGGCCAGGCCCTGATCCCGTCCCGGCTGATCTTCTGGGCGACCACGGCCGTGCTGGCCGGCTCCGTGCTCTACCGAGTGGCGATCCAGGCGGCGCTGGAGCTGGGCCTGGACCCGAACGACATGAAGCTCATCTCCGCAGTACTGGTGATCATCGCGCTGCTCCTGCCCCGCTGGTCCCCGCTGCGGCGGATACCCACGCTCCGCTCGCTGGGCCGTTCGGCCGCAGTGGAGCACAGTGGAGGTGGCCGCTGA
- a CDS encoding ABC transporter ATP-binding protein, whose translation MLELTDVSKTFFAGTVNERLALREISLRLEPAEFVTVIGSNGAGKSTLLNIVAGALSTDRGTVRIDGADVTRAPDYRRARTIGRVFQDPMAGSAPSMTIEENLAIAYARGRRRGLRRGVTTHKRDLFRAELASLELGLEDRLKTTVGLLSGGQRQALSLLMATFSRPKILLLDEHTAALDPKRAELVAGLTTAAVERHHLTTLMVTHNMEQALRLGTRLIMMHEGRIVVDIAGERKQRATVADLLGAFEQVKGAELDDRTLLQ comes from the coding sequence ATGCTCGAGCTGACCGACGTCTCGAAGACGTTCTTCGCCGGCACCGTGAATGAGCGGCTGGCGCTGCGGGAGATCTCCCTGCGGCTGGAACCTGCCGAGTTCGTCACGGTGATCGGCTCCAACGGCGCCGGGAAGTCGACGCTGCTGAACATCGTCGCCGGAGCGCTGAGCACAGATCGTGGCACCGTGCGCATCGACGGCGCCGATGTCACCCGGGCACCGGACTATCGCCGGGCCCGCACCATCGGGCGGGTGTTCCAGGACCCGATGGCCGGGAGCGCACCCTCGATGACCATCGAGGAGAACCTGGCGATCGCCTACGCGCGTGGCCGGCGGCGCGGCCTGCGCCGCGGGGTGACCACGCACAAGCGGGACCTGTTCCGCGCCGAGCTTGCCTCGCTCGAGCTCGGCCTCGAGGACCGGCTGAAGACCACTGTCGGTCTCCTCTCCGGCGGGCAGCGGCAGGCACTCTCGCTGCTGATGGCCACCTTCTCCCGGCCGAAGATCCTGCTCCTGGACGAGCACACGGCAGCCCTGGACCCCAAGCGCGCCGAGCTGGTCGCCGGTCTGACCACGGCGGCGGTGGAGCGGCACCACCTGACCACGTTGATGGTCACCCACAACATGGAGCAGGCGTTGCGGCTCGGCACCCGGCTGATCATGATGCACGAGGGTCGGATCGTCGTGGACATCGCCGGTGAGCGCAAGCAACGCGCGACTGTGGCCGATCTGCTCGGCGCCTTCGAGCAGGTCAAGGGTGCCGAGCTGGACGACCGCACGCTGTTGCAGTGA
- a CDS encoding sensor histidine kinase, whose amino-acid sequence MSTAAVPDSLNRRTRLFHWLNDPEDPHWERPGPTRAQRRNDVLGMVLALAVGLLMVMFAKSFGARLVDEAAWRAYLAVALMVLPLAIRRAFPLITLVVASVLFLALSYLSPEAAVSLTFQVAYFTALYSAVAWARDRRALWILNVLVIAEMAVWLTVSFTLTNAFSGEDLFEDAAGPMAALPAYLLHTAVMNFAYFVGAMLIGRNSWRGALERGRADAHARQLAEQAEELARRAVVDERIRIARELHDVVAHHVSVIGIQAGAARRVMNHSAEQAALALRTVESASREAVTEMRSLLKVLRSDAGEDHGDGTRLPEPNLADVEALAGSHAGTGLQVSVNRVEHSPGALAQVPAPLALSAYRCIQESLTNVNRHSTATTAQVTIRTGGEGPKGWLEVEILDAGRPRPDTSGTGYGLRGITERATLHQGVAEVGPRAHHQGWRVRVRFPVSRQQPVTGAAGERTLA is encoded by the coding sequence ATGTCCACCGCTGCCGTACCCGACTCGCTCAACCGCAGGACCCGGTTGTTCCACTGGCTGAACGATCCGGAGGACCCGCACTGGGAACGCCCGGGGCCCACTCGTGCACAGCGGCGCAACGACGTGCTCGGGATGGTGCTGGCGCTGGCGGTCGGGCTGTTGATGGTGATGTTCGCGAAGTCGTTCGGGGCGCGGCTCGTGGACGAGGCCGCCTGGCGGGCCTACCTGGCCGTCGCCCTGATGGTGTTGCCACTGGCGATTCGGCGGGCGTTCCCGCTGATCACTCTGGTGGTTGCCTCCGTCCTCTTCCTGGCGCTGAGCTACCTCAGCCCGGAGGCGGCCGTCTCGCTGACGTTCCAGGTGGCCTACTTCACCGCCCTCTACTCCGCCGTCGCGTGGGCGCGGGACCGACGGGCGTTGTGGATCCTCAATGTCCTGGTCATCGCCGAGATGGCGGTCTGGTTGACCGTCTCCTTCACCCTGACGAACGCGTTCTCCGGTGAGGACCTGTTCGAGGACGCGGCAGGGCCGATGGCCGCCCTGCCGGCGTACCTGCTGCACACGGCGGTGATGAACTTCGCCTACTTCGTCGGCGCGATGCTGATCGGCCGGAACAGCTGGCGCGGGGCCTTGGAGCGCGGCCGTGCTGATGCTCATGCCCGTCAGCTCGCCGAGCAGGCTGAGGAGCTGGCCCGGCGTGCCGTGGTGGACGAACGGATCCGGATCGCGCGGGAGCTGCATGACGTGGTGGCCCACCACGTGTCCGTGATCGGGATCCAGGCCGGTGCGGCGCGGCGGGTGATGAACCACTCGGCCGAGCAGGCGGCCCTGGCGTTGCGCACGGTGGAGTCGGCCAGCCGGGAGGCGGTCACCGAGATGCGCTCGCTCCTGAAGGTGTTGCGCAGCGACGCCGGTGAGGACCACGGCGACGGCACCCGGCTCCCGGAGCCCAACCTGGCGGATGTCGAGGCCCTGGCCGGCTCGCACGCCGGCACCGGGCTGCAGGTGAGCGTGAACCGGGTCGAGCACTCCCCCGGCGCGTTGGCTCAGGTCCCGGCGCCGTTGGCCCTGTCCGCCTACCGGTGCATCCAGGAATCGCTGACGAACGTCAACCGGCACTCCACCGCCACCACCGCCCAGGTGACCATCCGCACCGGAGGCGAGGGTCCGAAGGGATGGCTGGAGGTAGAGATTCTGGATGCCGGTCGGCCGCGACCAGACACCTCTGGGACCGGGTACGGTCTACGCGGGATCACCGAACGTGCCACCCTGCACCAAGGGGTGGCCGAGGTGGGCCCGCGCGCCCATCACCAAGGGTGGCGGGTACGCGTGCGTTTCCCGGTGTCCCGTCAACAACCGGTGACCGGCGCAGCCGGCGAGAGGACCCTGGCATGA
- a CDS encoding response regulator, producing MTIRVALVDDQSLVRSGFAMVLSVEDDIEVIGQAADGAEAVALIGKERPDVVLMDVQMPVMDGIEATRQIVDADLAKVIILTTFDRDDYLFAALQAGASGFLLKNADPDELVGAIHAVADGHALLAPEMTVKVIARLAVSENSGAGSASDGASAPGTPAQVQPPVDPLTARELEVLALLAEGMSNAEIASTLFVGEATVKTHVSHVLAKIGARDRVQAVVYAHRAGLTRPAG from the coding sequence ATGACGATTCGTGTGGCACTGGTGGACGATCAGTCGCTGGTGCGCTCCGGCTTCGCGATGGTGCTCTCCGTCGAGGACGACATCGAGGTGATCGGTCAGGCTGCCGATGGCGCCGAGGCGGTGGCGCTGATCGGCAAGGAGCGCCCGGATGTGGTGCTGATGGATGTGCAGATGCCGGTGATGGACGGTATCGAGGCCACCCGGCAGATCGTCGATGCGGACCTGGCCAAGGTGATCATCCTGACCACCTTCGACCGGGACGACTACTTGTTCGCCGCACTGCAGGCCGGGGCGAGCGGGTTCCTGCTGAAGAACGCCGACCCGGACGAGCTGGTCGGTGCGATCCACGCGGTCGCCGACGGACATGCCCTGCTCGCCCCGGAGATGACTGTCAAGGTGATCGCCCGGCTGGCCGTGAGCGAGAACAGCGGCGCCGGATCCGCCTCGGACGGGGCGAGTGCGCCCGGCACCCCGGCACAGGTCCAGCCGCCGGTCGATCCGCTCACCGCCCGTGAGCTGGAAGTGCTCGCCCTGCTGGCTGAAGGCATGTCCAATGCGGAGATCGCCAGCACCCTCTTCGTGGGTGAGGCGACGGTGAAGACGCACGTCTCGCACGTGCTCGCCAAGATCGGAGCCCGGGACCGGGTACAGGCAGTGGTCTACGCCCACCGGGCCGGGCTCACTCGCCCAGCCGGCTGA